Genomic window (Polaribacter batillariae):
AGGATGGTAAAGCAACTCTAACAAAAAAATCCACCTAAAAAAGTGGATTTCTTACAAAAAATACGTTTGTAATTTATGCTTTCTTTTTAAATTTTATTTTGCCTAATTCAATATAAATGGCGGTTTTAGCAAGCATTGTAAAAACCAATGCACCCATTGCCCAAATACCTAATGTTACGCCAATTTCTATGGCTGTTGGTGTGTATTCTGCAATTTTTCCATAAGGCCCAGGAATAAATCCAGGAACGATTAAACCAAATCCTTTTTCGATCCAAATGGCAACAAATAAAAGAAAACAACAGAAATACAATACTTTCAAATTATTTCTAAGTTTATGAAATGTTAACATAATAGTGGCTAAAACATTCATAGTAATGGCGGTCCAAATCCAAGGCAATAGTGCTGTTTTTCCATCTAAACCAAAGAATAAATAATAGGCACTTTCACTATGGTGTGTAGGAGCATAAAATTCTTTAAACAACTCTGATACCAACATTATTAGGTTTATTTGAGCTGCAACAGTTACTACCATTGCAATTTTTTTGATGGTTTTATCTTCAATTTTAAATGCTGTAAAAGCTCTAATAACAGCTAATACTAAAATAATTAAAGCTGGCCCAGCTGCAAATGCAGATGCTAAAAAACGAGGTCCTAAAAGTGCGTTGTTCCAAAATGGTTTTGCTTGCAAACCTTGGTATAAAAATGCGGTTACCAAGTGAATAGCCACTGCCCAAAAAACGGATAAAATTGCGCCTGGTAAATACACGTTTTTCTTAGCTTCTTTGCCTTGATAATGTCTAAAAAGGATATAAAAAGGAATGGTAATATTTAAAAATAAATAACCATTTAAAACAATCACATCCCAAGTTAACATAGAATTTGGAAAATTAAAAACGCCTATGCCAGGAATCATATGCCATAAAACAGATGGGCCACCCATATCTGCCACCACAAATGCCAAACACATTATTAAAGCAGCTACTGCCAAACCTTCTCCTATTAAAACAGCTTGTTTAAAATCGATATCTTTTAAAACATAGGTTGGCATTACTAGCATTACTGCTGCTGCTGCAACCCCTACTAAAAAGGTAAAGTTAGAAATATACAACCCCCAACTTACCCTGTCTGTCATTCCTGTAGCGCTTAAACCTTCTTCTAGTTGAATGGAATAACAATACATTCCTATAAGCATAATAATGGTTAAGGAAGCCATCCAGATATGATACGTAATGGAGCCACTAGTAATTGTGCCTAAGCTATCTTTTACTAAGCTTCTAAATACTTTAAGTTGTTTCATACTATTTTAATTAATACGCTTATTAGTCCATATAATACCAAAACTTAGGTTCTGTACCTAAATCTTCTTTTAAACGGAATACTTTTTTATTTTCTAAAACCCATCTAATGGTACTCTTTGGATCTAATAAATTTCCAAAAATCCTTGCTCCTGTTGGGCAAGCTTCTACACAAGCCGGGTTTTTTCCTGCTCTAGAACGTTGTACACAAAATGTACATTTTTCCATAACCCCTTTTTTACGCATTCTGTTTCCTAAATAATGTTGGTTGTGGTTTACTTCTGCTTCTGGAACTTCTGGTTTGCTCCAATTAAAGCGTCTGCCATCATAAGGGCAAGCAGCCATACAATATCTACAACCTACACACCAATCGTAATCGATTACCACCAAACCATCTTCTTCTCTCCAGGTTGCTTGTACAGGGCAAACCTCTACACAGGGTGGATTGTCGCAATGAAAACATTGTGTTCCCATGTAAAAATGCCCTTCAGCAGGAACTTCGTGGTAATAATTATCATCGGCTTCATTAAAATTGAAACCTTTTCCGTCTTTCATTTCGTGAATTCGAATGTATTGCATTTCCGAATTTCTGTCTTGGTTGTTTTCTTCAACACAAGCATTTACACAATCCATATATCCTTGGCACTTAGAAATATTAAAAGCATAGCCAAACAACACA
Coding sequences:
- the dsrP gene encoding sulfate reduction electron transfer complex DsrMKJOP subunit DsrP, with the translated sequence MKQLKVFRSLVKDSLGTITSGSITYHIWMASLTIIMLIGMYCYSIQLEEGLSATGMTDRVSWGLYISNFTFLVGVAAAAVMLVMPTYVLKDIDFKQAVLIGEGLAVAALIMCLAFVVADMGGPSVLWHMIPGIGVFNFPNSMLTWDVIVLNGYLFLNITIPFYILFRHYQGKEAKKNVYLPGAILSVFWAVAIHLVTAFLYQGLQAKPFWNNALLGPRFLASAFAAGPALIILVLAVIRAFTAFKIEDKTIKKIAMVVTVAAQINLIMLVSELFKEFYAPTHHSESAYYLFFGLDGKTALLPWIWTAITMNVLATIMLTFHKLRNNLKVLYFCCFLLFVAIWIEKGFGLIVPGFIPGPYGKIAEYTPTAIEIGVTLGIWAMGALVFTMLAKTAIYIELGKIKFKKKA
- a CDS encoding 4Fe-4S dicluster domain-containing protein — protein: MSDNKKWFTLNLNSKKNQTSGTTCGCGKTEGGCNSQEPKEALSADEFFEAAVSASIGEERKKDGFDQVFDVKMDRRTAFKQLTASLLIGAGAVTTSCSTITGSKTKEKAQIDWEEQFKGNYKLMNDKEKSETVDRLVRSYQLRTGKNISMSSKNAEKDVLFGYAFNISKCQGYMDCVNACVEENNQDRNSEMQYIRIHEMKDGKGFNFNEADDNYYHEVPAEGHFYMGTQCFHCDNPPCVEVCPVQATWREEDGLVVIDYDWCVGCRYCMAACPYDGRRFNWSKPEVPEAEVNHNQHYLGNRMRKKGVMEKCTFCVQRSRAGKNPACVEACPTGARIFGNLLDPKSTIRWVLENKKVFRLKEDLGTEPKFWYYMD